In one window of Candidatus Hydrogenedentota bacterium DNA:
- a CDS encoding DUF4339 domain-containing protein has product MGWYFRRGTQAFGPVGDEELRMLVRRGTIDKRTLLQAEGGSEWRPAETLVPTVFETPPPADGASAPVRYEEVFPGSRESAESVSFSSGGFSELDAFVDEISGRSDVDFSSDAGAIQRQQATTPPPPRTPVRPQPQEPVQKEDSKAVCFGCGRLLRRTQLSAYHGALICGECLQRQEERAKVQPEPPPEPGFFEAHLAEWLCEGAVTIIGLALFLGFMKGKGVWMLAAAPMAPAAGVLAACICGGLDYDFGRRMVVVTVFLWLGALFLYLPASVTALVMLLAGRGAFIWALGFHDIKKKGLFLGLALFLTVSVLAGVLLVRKVPTSSLVLVLALAAADVAAGAMSWGAWQAGASLAVAGFGSLLYVWDAAAIYYIQRPQGIVAPAFLTVGLVALSVLAVLGIDKETGRPKQEGRGPLRREPLPLTATDAVIAALAGIAVAAFALLVLRKGPGEPLFYVHCVLLAALVLIGTEGRLPHPNHVKWLMLAWGLAILVARIVPFEKAPLYAHTLVKLSKTYPVLNVGQLVQLAGGVALACFVGFHMERALRDSVRPWHKYLMVFLVALGIFALREVVEMPLAASYPKLVSHTAYAAVFDLVFAGAGLILGIIAIRFQERE; this is encoded by the coding sequence ATGGGGTGGTATTTTCGCAGGGGCACTCAGGCCTTCGGGCCGGTCGGCGACGAAGAGCTGCGGATGCTTGTCCGCCGCGGCACGATAGACAAGCGCACTCTGTTACAAGCGGAAGGCGGCTCCGAGTGGCGTCCCGCCGAGACGCTGGTGCCCACTGTGTTCGAAACACCCCCGCCGGCGGACGGTGCGTCCGCGCCCGTAAGATACGAAGAGGTATTCCCGGGCAGTCGCGAGAGCGCGGAATCGGTAAGCTTCTCGAGCGGGGGGTTCAGCGAGCTCGATGCGTTTGTGGATGAAATAAGCGGGCGCTCCGACGTGGATTTCTCGAGCGACGCTGGCGCTATCCAGCGGCAGCAGGCCACGACCCCGCCTCCCCCGCGGACGCCAGTCCGGCCCCAACCCCAGGAACCCGTCCAGAAGGAAGACTCCAAGGCCGTGTGTTTTGGATGCGGCCGGCTCTTGAGAAGGACACAGCTCTCGGCGTATCACGGCGCGCTCATCTGCGGCGAGTGCCTCCAGCGCCAGGAAGAGCGCGCAAAGGTACAGCCGGAACCGCCACCCGAGCCCGGGTTTTTCGAAGCGCATCTGGCGGAGTGGCTCTGCGAGGGCGCGGTCACCATTATCGGCTTGGCGCTGTTCCTGGGGTTCATGAAGGGAAAGGGGGTCTGGATGCTGGCTGCGGCGCCAATGGCCCCGGCCGCAGGCGTGCTCGCCGCATGCATCTGTGGCGGCCTCGACTACGACTTTGGCCGGCGCATGGTCGTGGTCACCGTCTTTCTCTGGCTTGGCGCTCTGTTCTTGTATCTTCCCGCCAGTGTTACGGCGCTTGTGATGCTCCTGGCCGGGCGCGGGGCGTTTATCTGGGCGCTCGGATTTCATGATATCAAGAAGAAAGGGTTGTTCCTGGGATTGGCGCTATTCCTCACGGTGAGTGTGCTGGCCGGCGTGTTGCTGGTGCGCAAAGTGCCCACATCCTCGCTGGTTCTGGTTCTGGCCCTCGCCGCAGCCGATGTCGCCGCGGGCGCGATGTCGTGGGGTGCCTGGCAGGCTGGCGCGTCCCTCGCCGTTGCCGGGTTTGGAAGCTTGTTGTACGTGTGGGACGCCGCCGCCATCTACTATATCCAGCGTCCCCAGGGAATTGTCGCGCCCGCATTCCTGACGGTCGGGCTGGTTGCCTTGAGTGTGCTCGCGGTGTTGGGTATCGACAAAGAGACCGGCCGCCCGAAGCAGGAGGGGCGCGGGCCGCTTCGGCGCGAGCCGCTGCCCCTCACGGCAACCGACGCCGTGATCGCTGCGTTGGCCGGCATCGCCGTGGCGGCATTCGCTTTACTGGTGCTGCGAAAGGGACCGGGCGAGCCGCTGTTCTACGTGCATTGCGTGCTGCTGGCTGCCCTGGTTCTGATCGGAACCGAGGGACGTCTGCCCCACCCCAATCACGTGAAATGGCTCATGCTGGCCTGGGGGCTGGCCATTCTGGTGGCGCGCATCGTCCCATTCGAGAAAGCGCCGCTATACGCCCACACGCTCGTCAAACTCTCAAAGACCTATCCCGTGTTGAATGTGGGGCAGCTGGTGCAACTCGCGGGCGGTGTGGCCCTGGCCTGTTTCGTTGGCTTCCATATGGAAAGGGCCCTGCGCGATTCCGTACGCCCATGGCACAAGTATTTAATGGTATTCCTGGTGGCATTGGGTATTTTCGCGCTGCGGGAAGTCGTGGAAATGCCTCTGGCGGCATCGTACCCGAAATTGGTGTCGCACACCGCCTATGCCGCGGTGTTTGACCTTGTCTTTGCGGGCGCGGGCCTGATTCTCGGGATCATAGCGATACGGTTTCAGGAAAGAGAATAA
- a CDS encoding PAS domain S-box protein → MPRKLKDLVSEPPVLGASQFEALVQEYPDGLVILDEQGTVLFSNAAAGKLLGQGKEELPVGSAFEVPNEVRESGNQAMVSLEQPDLFLDYRLRPIQWNGQQAHMLCVRDVTEDFRRLHHLEKRERRGRLIVAQAAEGIVVIQDGLVKFHNPMVKKVTGYSDAQLQQMPVARLLHKEDAAVIDGFQSVLTASPEAPVTYVMRISTKEAETLWVEVKATRIDWQSRPAALCFFTDITNRVHAERDRMLLATAIDQAVEAIVVTGAQGQVEYVNSAFEELTGYTRAEVLGRSPKVLYGGETHRDAYEQIWAAINRGEIWNGRFQNQKKDGTFYEEDTTVSPVFDDKRRLTNFVILKRDVTAQVTLERALRSAQRMEAMGTLAGGIAHDFNNSLALILGRCELGLHALPKDHPAAQQFQSIHKTGQRAAGIVKQILVFCRQAEQEKRPLVIGLIVKEAIELLRTALPKNIEIQADIERTGVRVLSDPAQVHQVVMNLCTNAFHAMGEHGGVLGVSLKEVTVDSHSYADVGEIHPGLYAQLAVSDTGIGMDRATMQRIFDPFFTTKEPDEGTGLGLATVHGIVTGSGGAIQVESAPGKGSIFNIFFPVCEEEEAHDRPVSPDALAGTERVLVVDDDVDFVEMYQALLSQRGYRVTSFVRSSDALKNFEANPGAFDIVVTDHIMPGMSGVELAKRMRQLRPDIPILLSTGLGRPDSHPKALEGVITERLLKPTPLAELIAAIRRAMGHAAE, encoded by the coding sequence TACCCGGACGGCCTTGTCATCCTCGACGAACAGGGAACCGTGCTCTTCTCAAATGCGGCGGCTGGCAAGCTGCTCGGCCAGGGCAAGGAGGAGCTCCCCGTTGGCAGCGCCTTCGAGGTACCTAACGAAGTCCGGGAATCCGGCAATCAGGCGATGGTCTCGCTCGAGCAGCCGGACCTGTTCCTGGACTACCGGCTTCGGCCGATACAATGGAACGGTCAACAGGCGCACATGCTCTGCGTGCGCGACGTAACCGAGGACTTCAGGAGACTCCATCACCTCGAAAAGCGCGAGCGCCGGGGCCGTCTTATCGTCGCCCAAGCCGCCGAAGGCATAGTGGTGATTCAGGACGGCTTGGTGAAGTTTCACAATCCCATGGTGAAAAAGGTGACGGGCTATTCGGATGCCCAACTGCAGCAGATGCCCGTGGCCCGCCTGCTTCACAAGGAAGATGCGGCGGTCATAGACGGTTTTCAGAGCGTGCTGACGGCCAGTCCCGAGGCCCCCGTGACCTATGTTATGCGCATCTCGACCAAGGAGGCCGAGACCCTCTGGGTAGAGGTCAAAGCCACGCGGATCGACTGGCAGAGCCGCCCGGCGGCGCTGTGCTTTTTCACCGACATCACCAATCGCGTGCATGCGGAGCGCGACCGCATGCTGCTTGCCACCGCGATCGACCAGGCCGTCGAGGCCATTGTCGTAACGGGCGCCCAAGGCCAGGTCGAGTACGTGAATTCAGCGTTCGAAGAGCTCACCGGGTATACGCGGGCTGAAGTCCTGGGGCGAAGCCCCAAGGTCCTGTATGGCGGCGAGACGCACCGAGACGCCTACGAGCAGATCTGGGCCGCGATCAACCGGGGCGAGATCTGGAACGGCCGGTTTCAGAACCAGAAGAAAGACGGCACGTTTTACGAAGAAGACACGACGGTATCGCCCGTGTTTGATGACAAGCGCAGGTTGACCAACTTCGTCATTCTGAAACGCGACGTTACGGCGCAGGTCACCCTTGAACGCGCCCTCCGCAGCGCTCAGCGCATGGAGGCGATGGGCACCCTGGCTGGCGGCATCGCGCACGACTTCAACAATTCGCTGGCCCTCATTCTGGGCCGGTGTGAACTCGGGTTGCATGCCCTGCCGAAAGACCATCCTGCGGCGCAGCAATTCCAAAGCATCCACAAGACCGGCCAGCGCGCCGCCGGCATTGTCAAACAGATTCTGGTTTTCTGCCGCCAGGCCGAACAGGAGAAAAGACCGCTGGTCATCGGGCTTATCGTCAAAGAAGCCATTGAACTTCTCCGCACCGCGCTGCCCAAGAACATCGAGATTCAGGCCGATATTGAACGCACGGGGGTGCGGGTTCTCTCCGATCCCGCCCAGGTGCACCAAGTCGTGATGAACCTCTGCACCAATGCGTTTCATGCCATGGGCGAGCACGGCGGCGTGCTTGGCGTGAGCCTCAAAGAGGTCACCGTGGACAGCCATTCGTACGCCGATGTTGGCGAGATTCACCCGGGGCTGTACGCGCAGCTGGCCGTGAGCGACACCGGCATCGGCATGGACCGCGCGACCATGCAGCGCATCTTCGATCCCTTCTTCACCACCAAAGAACCCGACGAGGGGACGGGCCTGGGTCTGGCAACGGTTCACGGAATCGTCACCGGCAGCGGCGGCGCGATTCAGGTCGAATCGGCTCCGGGGAAAGGCAGCATCTTCAACATCTTCTTCCCTGTGTGCGAAGAGGAGGAAGCGCATGACCGGCCGGTTTCACCCGACGCCCTGGCGGGCACGGAACGGGTGCTCGTTGTGGACGACGACGTGGATTTCGTGGAGATGTATCAGGCCTTGCTTTCCCAGCGCGGCTACCGGGTGACCTCATTCGTGCGGAGTTCCGATGCGCTCAAGAATTTCGAGGCAAATCCGGGTGCGTTCGATATCGTGGTCACCGACCATATCATGCCGGGCATGTCGGGCGTCGAACTGGCAAAGAGAATGCGTCAGCTTCGGCCGGATATCCCCATCCTGTTGTCTACGGGGCTCGGGAGACCGGATTCTCACCCTAAAGCGCTCGAAGGCGTCATCACGGAACGCTTGCTGAAACCAACGCCCCTGGCGGAATTGATAGCGGCTATCCGGCGGGCCATGGGGCACGCAGCGGAGTGA